One Coffea eugenioides isolate CCC68of chromosome 2, Ceug_1.0, whole genome shotgun sequence genomic window, CAGCTACTTTATTGGCCGGATCTGTGTTTTCTATAACCCATGTCATAGACTTAAAACAAGTGAGAACAACCTGCATGCATGAAATGAAGTACTTAAGAGAACGAGTTGATATAATCCACATTAGTTGTGCTTTTAATTGTtaacaaaattttgataaaataaactGTAAAGGCGCCAGTACACACAGGACTATCAGAAGGGCTTCCTTCACGGTTAATAGTCACAGGACCCGTGGATGGTTGATTCGAATCAGCAAGAGGGACACCAACATCATTCAGGTTCAAGCAATGTGGCAACATATCTGACCATGGCCGTAGAGGTGGACACGCATCAGAAGTTGGTAAAGGTGTCTTCTTATTAATCTCATCCTGAAAATGCCCACTCCCTTGAGATGAAGGAGGTCTAACTTTGGCAACATTCTTCTTCACCACAGCAATCTTTCTTGCACCTTCCCTTAATGCACCCAATGCAGTACAATAGGTCTCTGAAGAAATTGCCCCTTCCTCTGCATACTTCAGTGCTTCCCTACATAGATTGTTGAAACGAGACGTTAGAGACTCCATACTCTGCGTATCTGCACCTCTGTCATCAGATCCAAGTCTGGCAGTCCTCGTCCATCTCTTCAGTATATAACGGGCTGGAAGCTTAAGCACATTTGTCACAGTAAAAACAGTCAAAATGTGTCTACAGACAATGCCTGAGTACTCAAACATCTGACAGCTACAATCTGCTTTCACATCAGAAATATCCAATGTGACAATATATGCTTTGTCATCATGCTCATATTTTGCAACCCTAAACTTGCTTATCACACCATCACCATCTATTTTATTGGCAGTATAAACAAAAGTTTCAACAAGTTCTTCCTGGAACTTCGCAAAAATCTTTTTTGTATACAGGCTTGCTGCTTGTTGTTCCATTGGTGATGGTGTCTTCAGTTCAGGTGTGGAGCAAAGCGTATCAAAATCTGCTTCTATTTCCCTTTCCAGGGAATTTTCTAAAGCCCTTTCATACTGCTTGAAGAACGTTGGAAGGTTGGTCTGTTGATTCACATACCCATCAAAAAAGGAGCTTATCCCATGGTTTGCTGAAAATGCAGCAAAAAAACAATCCCGAAAATAAACTGGGGCCCACTGCTGGCGAGCATTATATACAGCTTTAAGCCACTCATTTTTCCAGAGATTGTATTTATCAAGGAGGGAGCTCCATGAAGACTCAAAATCCTCAATTGTCTCAGAAAAATTGATGCAGCTATAAAGTTCTCCATAAAAGGAAGGATGAGCTAAATACACATGAGCCAACCTTTCCTGGCCCTCTCTTAAGATATGCCACTTACAAATGCAGTGGCGAGTTTCTGGTAATACCTGATGAACTGCTGCCTTGATGGCTCTATCTTGGTCAGTTGTCATTGAAACAGGAGGATGATTATTCATTGCAGATAACCATGTCCTGAAAACCCATGCGAATGAAGACTCAGACTCATCCAAAATTAAAGCACAACCAAATAACACCATTTGACCATGATGATTGACCCCAGTAAAAGGAGCAAATGGAACCTGAAACTGATTAGGTCTATACATGGTATCAAATATAACTGCATCACCAAAGTGACTGTATGCTGTCCTTGATCTTGCATCAGCCCAGAAAATGTTAGTCATACAATTGTCATCATCAAGCTGTATAGCATAGTAGAAGCCAGGATTCTCAGCCTGCATCTTTTTGAAATAGTTGAGGAGATTATGAGCATCTCTTCCCAGAGTCCTTTTTTGCCCACAGGGTTGAACAAAATTTATGGGCATAAGAGGGCTAAGATTTCTCACTGGAACACTTATTTCTACTGGAGAGACACAACTTGCACGGTGAGTAAGTTCATAATATACGTTATTTCCATTAGTGGAGATCATGAGGTCATTCTGGCTACTAAGTGTCTCTGCTGCACTCGTAGTAGCACCAGCAAAATGCCTTCGAGGTCTGAGATAATGCACCTTTCCAGGATTCACTGTAGAATGGTTGTGATCCTCCACAAATTTAGTCACAATCCAActatctgaattttttttttctatccgAAGCATAGCGTTACAGGTTtcaacattttttcttttaaaaactTCTCTGCAACAAGCAAAATCCCACCTAACAATTGGTCCATCTGGCTTCGAACGGCTGTACTGCCCAACATGTGTGCTAAAACCCACATGCCTTGCATATGCATCATAAAAGCTCTTGGCAGCTTCTTCAGATTCAAACTCCATACCCACATACGGCTTCTCAATTCCATTTTCAACCTGACAGCTTCTCTCGTTTTCAGCAGAATTCCCCGGAAGATTTTTCTTTCTATCATGGTTAATATGAGTGTGCGATTCACCATTTTTTTGCCTCTTCTCTCGGTCTACATGGACAACTTCAACAACTTCATCATCCATTGACCTGAGTGAATGTATCAGGACATTGGCATATTCTCTCACTCAGGCATCTATGTCTCACATCTATTCATGTAAAACGAATGGTTGGCGACTAAAATCTTATCCAAGCAACTAAACTTAACAGTGCATCCGACATTTGTCCTCCTGCTTATGCTGAAAGAAACCACTCATAAACAACCGAACAAGAAGCAAAgagaagagagaagaaagagagagttAGAAAAAAGTTAGTGTCAACTTGCACCCAAGCTGTACCATGAATTTATCAATCCATCCATTGAAGTCAGCATTAAAAATAAGCACGCAGAAATAACCAAATGTTATACATAGGGGCCTTGCAGCCTCCGTCAACATCACCTTCCTTCTCAAGAAGATGAAGCTGAATATGTAGAAGCAGCGGCAAATGCATTAGCAACAGCAAGAGGCCGTGCGGCAGTGTCTTGAGGAATTTTTGCTGTGTGTTTAAGAGTTAATTATGCAACTATAGCCGATTAAGAGTTTACAAGGGAACAACAAATTTTGGTAGCCGGAATAGGAAAAATGTGGAAACACAGTACTATTGCATGCAATCATGTGAACATAGGAAATTCATATGATAAAGCTCAGTAATCAATCCTCTTGAATGCAAATGAAACTTCTCAGAAACTTATattgctttcttcttccttgtTGGATGAATTCTTTATCCTTTATGAATACCAGAAATTATCAACAAGATGAAAAAGTAAAGACAGATGAGAACTTGTAGGTGAATTAAATATAAATCTGTTAAAGGAAATGCTTTGCACTCTCTCTACATATTTTTAGGCAGTATCAGAAAAGTCAAGATGCTAAAGGAAACATAGAGATCAAGAAATAGGATCTCAAAGCCACAATAATGGCACAGCTTAGAAGTTCAAAGAGACATTTTCCATAGATGTCATATAAATCATAAATTGCGCAGAAAGCCACCAATTTTTAAGTGAATGCTCCATCCGAAACCCTAAAATCCCACTTCAGTAGCTACCTAAAAAGGTTATCCTCTAGCAAAAGCTTCCAAACCATCCGACAGTGGAGGACAGCATGACAAAACTCCCACTAGCAGACTTGACAACATTCATACATCTGCAGTAAGAGTTAGTAAGGTCCTCCAATAGTACAAGAGATAATCAGAATCTAGTACAATAAGTACTATTGTTCATACAAAGTCTTTGATTTGAAAGAATTCTTGAAGTAGAATCTAGTCCAATGAGAATTATTGTTCATACAAAGTCTTTGATGTTCAAGACATCTTCCACAAATGCTTCTTCagagggaaagaaagagaaggatCGGAAAATCATAAACATGGGGAGTTTAAAGAGATTCATGCAGGACCAGCAGATTTGCTCAAATGtcgtaatttttcttttaagtgTTTTAAGTTGAACCTCTCTCTTTTGGTGCGAGAGTTTACACTGCATCTGGAAATATATTTGTACAAGACAGTATACGCTATGGTTGTAGTTGCATCTCTAACCgaagaaacaaaaataaccaGACAGAAGGCTATCCTTAATATAGCTTTCCTGTAGTGACCTTACTCCTACAATCCAGAGCAAATTTCTCCCCTTCTCCACCCACCTCACATTACCCTCACCTTATAAACTAGCTAGAACCTTCAACACCACATTAGTGCCTCAGCTCTTCATGCCACCCAATGCTCTTTCTCTAAAGAGTGAGCAAGGGGCTGTACAAAAAATCAGTCAGCTACTTAGCTCCAAAAAGCTGAACCCTACAGTTTTGCTCCCCCTACGCAATCGGCCATCACATCAGTCTACTCTCTCACTAGTCAATCCCATTAAACACAGCCCTCCTTCCACTTCCCCTGAGCCTCGCCAGTCTTCAAATGGAACACCATGCTCCAGACAACCACCATTTCCTATCTAGCCCATTGTGCAAAACCAGTAAATTGATCATaaattcaaaaagaaatttaaaaatttttaaaaaggaaagaaagaaatgcTTGTTTTAAGCTAAAATGCTTTCATTCTTTTTATGCTTTCTGTATACTAAACCAATCAAAAGTGGAAAACAGAAAAGGCAAAATATATGAGCATTTCAGTTTCCCTAGTTTCAccccaaatatcaagcaaaataaattcctaaaaagaaaaaaaaaaactataaaaaatcaaaaaggtaACATTTCTACCTTACACTACAACTGAAACTTCCAATTCTCCATTTCAGACTGAAACCTAGagtggaaaaaagaaaagcacaGATATTAATGCTGCACTAGAAATAATAGTGAACTCACCAATTACTAATTTACACACACCGAAGTAGGAAATGCACAGAAGTAACGTCAATTTGTGAGGAAACCGGTGGTGGTGGTAGCGACGCCGGCGGTGGTCCGGGTGGCGGTTGAGGTTAGCAGAGCTTAGGAAGCCAGGGACCGTCGTCAGGGATCAGGCGCGGGCGCGGGCTCGGGCTCAGAGCGAGAATGAGCTGGGCTAGCTGCTGGCTCGCTCTACAGGCAAATCGGAGTTTTTTACGTTTTCTGGTTTCCGGGTTTCCATTTTAGGGGGCGTTTGGTAAAAGGGTATCGGAATGAAGGAATAGAATAAACTCCATAATTGGTGTTTGGTTCACTGGTATgggaattgaaattttggaatgatttctaaaaatttggcATCCCTCCATTCCGGCTAATTTCTCATAttatttgtatttaaaaaaaacaacCGTCAAATACACCTCTGACAGGGGTTGTTTCTAAATATATAGCGGCCGTGCTGAGTCAGCACGGCCGCATAACTAAAAATTCCACCCAAATCTTCTCTGCAAAAAATTTAATGGTGCACAGTAGGTGTCAGACGGGGACGTGCTGACTGGGCATGTCCCCGTCTGACTAAAAACTGACTGGCCTGTGCATTTGTCAGACGCGGACGTGCTGAGTCGGCACGTCCCGCCTGACAAATGctcaaaaaaaatagttttaacgTCCGCGGCAATTGGTTTCTGCATTAAATGAGATGTCTCTGGCCTTCTGCCAGCTAAAGTGGATAACTAAGACAGGTGTTATACATTCAATAGAGTGTTATTACATCTGCCAATAGATGGAATGGCGTCTGAAAAGtgaaattcctttttctttattccTAGAACCGACTTTCTTCCATCAAGTTAGGGTTTTACGTCTATTGCTCCAACTCATACACAAGCCTGATTATTAGATTTTGTTTGGAAAGtcatttttttgtcaaaaacaaatttttacgttatttttagtaatttttttattatatatatattatattattatattatattttttaataaaaattttgaaaatttccacgcatcaaaatttcaatgatGTAAGAGAGAATAGAATCCGCAATAAATGTTgatatttattattttgtttggatagagtattatttgaaataattactatagtactttttatgatgtgatgtatatgagataaaataataattgagaatataaaaaggtgagttggaaaatacattaaattattatattatattttttaataaaaattttaaaaatttccacgcatcaaaatttcaatgatGTAAGAGAGAATAGAATCCGCAATAAATGTTgatatttattattttgttttgatagagtattatttgaaataattactatagtactttttatgatgtgatgtatatgagataaaataataattgagaatataaaaagataagttagaaaatatgtatataatgcaagcgaaatattatttgagatatttgtgctatccaaacactcctATTATTTTTACAGTAGTTTCTTTCTTAAACGAATGATGGACAAAGAATCTAAATTGGAACTcgtaaataattaaattttttgacGTGGCACAACCACCTCCAATCCTATTTCCCAAATGTAGCTGACAAAGAACTCAACGAGCCGCACCAGATAGTTTCTTCTTCTCATCACAAAAACCGCCAAAATTACAAGTGTCCCATACCCAAGTGGATCCCACTAATCCTATCCCTACCCACGGGAATCATCGCCCGTCCCTGAACCTCACTTCACATGCTCCCCTCGCCCGTCCCAGACCAGTCAGTTTTCAGTCAGACGGGGACGTGCCCAGTCAGCACGTCCCCGTCTGACACCTATCACAACTGAATTTTTTGCAGAGAAGATTTCGGTGGAATTTTTAGTTATGCGGCCCCTGTCAGAGGTGCATTTGGcggttattttttttaaatacaaataaTCTGAGAAATTAGCCCTCCATTCCTTAGTAAAAGGGTGAGTTTTGTCCAAAACTCAAGTGTGATTCCAAAATCttataattacataatatttagtataattaatatttttatatattatatatttatatttatatttatattataatatatacaaatatataaaatatattataattataaaattttattataattatatattttattttaatattttaaattgATGCTGCAAAAAAGTCACGTGTGTGAATCAGACCCTTGATAAATAGTCAAATGACAATTCAGTCCCGTGTGAATAGATATTTGTGGCAGTTAGTCCtgcatattcatttttgttAGCATGTGGCCCCTTAGCAATAAGAAAAATATCTGCTCACTcgaagaagtttttcctcaaaCCCCACTCCCAATTGCCAAGCCCACCACATGCCATTTTTTTAAGTGAGAGGTGTTGAATTTAGAATTTTCTACTTATAATCTAGAGGTGTCAAAGAGACCCATTTAATTGAAGTCTACCCATACACACCCATAAATAGTTGGGTATGAGTATcttaaattttacatatgtgTATAAATAAAATGGGTATAATTGGGTAAGTGATAACCCACCAAATTCAATTAACCTATTTAACTAGAGATTCACTAAACTTATTTCTCCACCTCTGCACCGTCAATATTGCTTCTTCAATTTTACTACCAGctagaaaatttttgaatgtTGCCATGACCTGGTcaaattctgcaattttctaAACTTAAACCTTAATAATTAGACTATCATCTCATCATGCATCTAAGAATTCATcaaggaaaagaacaaaatttgtCATATATAACAATCCATTTGATAATTGCAACTTTTGAACATATAAATGCAATTTATCATATATCTACGAAATACACATTTGACGAAGTTCAACAAAAAGGCTGGAGGACGGCCATGCAATAGTAGATTGCAGAATGCTTATAACTCTCTTTAAAGGCCAAGCACTATAATCTGACTTAGACAGAATTGTCTCGCATGGTCTATGTGTTTTCTTTTGGTGGCTATGTATCTTGAGAAAGCATATTGATTTGTGCAGCGATtgtcaattttgatcatttgcaAATTTGCCAATGAAGAGTGCCAAAGTAGATTTGTTTGATTTCTTGTAAAGAATTAAACGTAAAaatgaacttttgaaatcacCAAAAAAAAGATAGGAAATTTCTTGTTTTGGCATTTAATTTGAGATTCAAAACTTGGTAGTAAAAAGATTTTTATC contains:
- the LOC113762379 gene encoding protein FAR1-RELATED SEQUENCE 3-like isoform X1, translating into MDDEVVEVVHVDREKRQKNGESHTHINHDRKKNLPGNSAENERSCQVENGIEKPYVGMEFESEEAAKSFYDAYARHVGFSTHVGQYSRSKPDGPIVRWDFACCREVFKRKNVETCNAMLRIEKKNSDSWIVTKFVEDHNHSTVNPGKVHYLRPRRHFAGATTSAAETLSSQNDLMISTNGNNVYYELTHRASCVSPVEISVPVRNLSPLMPINFVQPCGQKRTLGRDAHNLLNYFKKMQAENPGFYYAIQLDDDNCMTNIFWADARSRTAYSHFGDAVIFDTMYRPNQFQVPFAPFTGVNHHGQMVLFGCALILDESESSFAWVFRTWLSAMNNHPPVSMTTDQDRAIKAAVHQVLPETRHCICKWHILREGQERLAHVYLAHPSFYGELYSCINFSETIEDFESSWSSLLDKYNLWKNEWLKAVYNARQQWAPVYFRDCFFAAFSANHGISSFFDGYVNQQTNLPTFFKQYERALENSLEREIEADFDTLCSTPELKTPSPMEQQAASLYTKKIFAKFQEELVETFVYTANKIDGDGVISKFRVAKYEHDDKAYIVTLDISDVKADCSCQMFEYSGIVCRHILTVFTVTNVLKLPARYILKRWTRTARLGSDDRGADTQSMESLTSRFNNLCREALKYAEEGAISSETYCTALGALREGARKIAVVKKNVAKVRPPSSQGSGHFQDEINKKTPLPTSDACPPLRPWSDMLPHCLNLNDVGVPLADSNQPSTGPVTINREGSPSDSPVVLTCFKSMTWVIENTDPANKVAVINLKLQDYGKTPSGETDVQFRLTKVTLEPMLKSMTYISQQLSAPANRVAVINLKLQDTMTTTGETEVKFQVSKDTLNSMLRSMAYIREQL
- the LOC113762379 gene encoding protein FAR1-RELATED SEQUENCE 3-like isoform X2, yielding MDDEVVEVVHVDREKRQKNGESHTHINHDRKKNLPGNSAENERSCQVENGIEKPYVGMEFESEEAAKSFYDAYARHVGFSTHVGQYSRSKPDGPIVRWDFACCREVFKRKNVETCNAMLRIEKKNSDSWIVTKFVEDHNHSTVNPGKVHYLRPRRHFAGATTSAAETLSSQNDLMISTNGNNVYYELTHRASCVSPVEISVPVRNLSPLMPINFVQPCGQKRTLGRDAHNLLNYFKKMQAENPGFYYAIQLDDDNCMTNIFWADARSRTAYSHFGDAVIFDTMYRPNQFQVPFAPFTGVNHHGQMVLFGCALILDESESSFAWVFRTWLSAMNNHPPVSMTTDQDRAIKAAVHQVLPETRHCICKWHILREGQERLAHVYLAHPSFYGELYSCINFSETIEDFESSWSSLLDKYNLWKNEWLKAVYNARQQWAPVYFRDCFFAAFSANHGISSFFDGYVNQQTNLPTFFKQYERALENSLEREIEADFDTLCSTPELKTPSPMEQQAASLYTKKIFAKFQEELVETFVYTANKIDGDGVISKFRVAKYEHDDKAYIVTLDISDVKADCSCQMFEYSGIVCRHILTVFTVTNVLKLPARYILKRWTRTARLGSDDRGADTQSMESLTSRFNNLCREALKYAEEGAISSETYCTALGALREGARKIAVVKKNVAKVRPPSSQGSGHFQDEINKKTPLPTSDACPPLRPWSDMLPHCLNLNDVGVPLADSNQPSTGPVTINREGSPSDSPVVLTCFKSMTWVIENTDPANKVAVINLKLQDYGKTPSGETDVQFRLTKVTLEPMLKSMTYISQQLSAPANRVAVINLKETVLKTEYLISRQMLCHRESWL